A single window of Sphingobium sp. SCG-1 DNA harbors:
- a CDS encoding alpha-1,4-glucan--maltose-1-phosphate maltosyltransferase produces the protein MQSPFISLISVRTHQLASAVDSPLMHKAYGVIWSPDEPLFGLRQEDVGYFLGFDAASNLRKMVEIDLARFPVTDALVQDHPDLFAIRRSASGAQPVDPRKIMPASGEALARLRSPAAMVLCDPMAERLCALVNKGVSGFYLRNAGRIGPAFIAALIKRVQEKSSHHGIQFMVDVAGLGVTGAGAFADAGVDFGLIPVERDLRALNTFNSHGASHVIGRISDVADMSSLRMNIAAASILHNGVILPFDILMRGADAGQVVFQALEAARGAAGFQGEVRRLTGSGSNVIAVLRSDTPDVRHAKEAVLLLMNPSKDMEQHPDPAALLSATGADFEPFHLVEGPDDQDGFSALSAGEVRLLQARRAAPVIVKGMADSDPSAAASSDRLVLEKIIPSVEGGDFAVKRVVGEQVRVEATLFADGHEQLGAELQWRACDQAQWQRARMEQLPNDLWRAEFPLLRMGGHEFVVEGWLDRFGGFCRDFAKKLDAKVAQPVDFAEGRVLVERALDRAEGTARDSLVQFLARLDEAGSGDSAAAILLSPELAALMDSLDERPHRIRSEPQRVDAERLAARFSSWYELFPRSQTNDAARHGTFADVIGRLPAIREMGFDTLYFPPIHPIGKTNRKGPNNSLTPGPNDPGSPYAIGAPEGGHDAIHPELGRFEDFARLIAAARDHGLEIALDFAIQCSPDHPWLREHPGWFAWRPDGSMKYAENPPKKYQDIVNVDFYGPDAVPDLWLALRDVVLFWIGHGVKTFRVDNPHTKPLPFWEWMIAEVRSQHPDAIFLAEAFTRPAMMYRLAKIGFSQSYTYFTWRDEKAELVEYVTELITTEPKEFYRPHFFVNTPDINPPFLQTSGRPGFRIRAVLAATLSGLFGVYSGFELCEAAPVPGKEEYLDSEKYEIRPRDWNAPGNIIADIALLNRLRRSEPALQTHLNTRFQVVHNDRIIYYAKPASDGSDMILVMVSLDPHHRQEGTFEIPLWEFGLPDDGNVAVEDLAEGHRFRWYGKAQHIRLDPEQPYRIWRIAPGERT, from the coding sequence TTGCAATCTCCCTTCATCAGCCTGATCTCTGTTCGCACGCATCAGTTGGCATCGGCGGTCGACAGCCCGCTGATGCACAAGGCCTATGGCGTGATCTGGTCACCGGACGAGCCGCTTTTCGGCTTGCGGCAAGAGGATGTCGGCTATTTCTTGGGCTTCGACGCGGCGTCCAATCTTAGGAAAATGGTCGAGATCGATCTTGCCCGCTTTCCCGTCACGGACGCGCTGGTTCAAGATCATCCCGACCTGTTTGCGATCCGCCGCTCCGCGTCCGGTGCGCAGCCTGTAGATCCACGCAAGATCATGCCCGCATCCGGTGAAGCGTTGGCACGATTGCGGTCGCCTGCCGCTATGGTGCTCTGCGATCCGATGGCCGAGCGACTATGCGCACTGGTGAACAAGGGCGTTTCGGGATTTTACTTGAGGAATGCCGGGAGGATTGGTCCGGCATTTATCGCAGCGCTGATTAAGCGGGTTCAGGAAAAATCCAGTCACCATGGCATACAGTTCATGGTCGACGTGGCAGGTCTGGGAGTCACCGGCGCTGGGGCGTTTGCCGATGCGGGGGTGGACTTCGGCCTTATCCCTGTGGAACGCGATTTGCGGGCGCTAAATACTTTCAATAGTCATGGCGCATCGCACGTCATTGGGCGGATATCTGACGTCGCCGATATGAGCAGCCTACGGATGAATATCGCGGCTGCCTCTATTCTCCACAACGGAGTAATTCTTCCCTTCGATATTTTGATGCGTGGCGCAGATGCCGGGCAAGTCGTGTTTCAAGCACTTGAAGCAGCGCGAGGCGCCGCCGGTTTCCAGGGTGAGGTTCGGCGGCTGACCGGCTCGGGGTCCAATGTAATCGCCGTCCTGCGGAGTGACACGCCCGATGTTCGACATGCCAAAGAAGCCGTTCTCCTCCTCATGAACCCATCCAAGGACATGGAGCAGCATCCCGATCCGGCCGCCCTGCTGTCGGCCACGGGGGCTGATTTCGAACCTTTTCACCTGGTCGAGGGACCAGACGATCAGGACGGATTCTCCGCTCTGTCTGCTGGCGAAGTACGGCTTCTGCAAGCCCGACGCGCAGCGCCGGTTATCGTTAAGGGTATGGCAGATAGCGATCCTTCCGCCGCCGCCTCCAGCGACCGGCTGGTGCTCGAAAAAATCATCCCCTCGGTCGAAGGCGGCGACTTTGCGGTCAAGCGCGTGGTGGGGGAGCAGGTCCGTGTGGAAGCCACCCTGTTTGCCGATGGGCACGAACAACTAGGCGCGGAATTGCAATGGCGCGCGTGTGACCAAGCACAATGGCAGCGGGCACGCATGGAGCAACTGCCGAATGATCTATGGCGCGCGGAGTTTCCGCTTCTCCGGATGGGCGGACACGAATTTGTCGTAGAAGGCTGGCTCGATCGCTTTGGGGGCTTCTGTCGCGACTTTGCCAAGAAGCTGGATGCCAAAGTGGCGCAGCCAGTGGATTTCGCCGAGGGCCGCGTACTCGTGGAACGCGCTCTCGATCGCGCGGAGGGAACAGCGCGTGACAGCCTGGTCCAATTCCTCGCGCGGTTGGATGAGGCAGGCAGTGGAGACAGTGCAGCCGCTATTCTGCTGTCGCCGGAACTGGCGGCTCTGATGGATAGCCTGGACGAGCGGCCGCATCGTATCCGGTCAGAGCCGCAGCGCGTCGATGCAGAGCGTCTCGCGGCACGGTTTTCAAGCTGGTACGAGCTTTTCCCCCGCTCTCAAACGAACGACGCCGCCCGGCACGGGACATTTGCGGACGTCATCGGTCGCCTGCCTGCGATCCGCGAGATGGGCTTCGATACGCTCTATTTCCCGCCCATTCACCCGATCGGAAAAACCAATCGCAAGGGGCCGAACAACAGCCTGACGCCCGGTCCGAACGATCCCGGAAGCCCCTATGCAATCGGAGCGCCCGAAGGTGGGCATGACGCAATCCATCCGGAACTGGGACGCTTTGAGGATTTCGCGCGCCTCATCGCGGCAGCGCGCGATCATGGACTGGAAATCGCGCTGGATTTTGCCATCCAGTGTTCGCCCGATCACCCCTGGCTGCGCGAGCATCCCGGCTGGTTTGCATGGCGTCCCGATGGCTCGATGAAATATGCGGAGAACCCGCCGAAGAAATATCAGGATATCGTCAATGTCGATTTCTATGGGCCCGATGCGGTTCCAGATTTGTGGTTGGCACTACGCGATGTCGTGCTGTTCTGGATCGGTCATGGCGTAAAGACGTTCCGCGTCGATAATCCGCATACAAAGCCGCTGCCGTTCTGGGAATGGATGATCGCAGAAGTTCGTAGTCAGCACCCCGACGCGATCTTCCTCGCCGAGGCTTTTACGCGGCCTGCCATGATGTACCGGCTGGCGAAGATCGGATTCTCGCAGTCGTACACCTATTTCACGTGGCGCGATGAAAAGGCGGAGCTTGTTGAATATGTCACCGAGCTGATCACGACCGAGCCGAAGGAATTCTACCGCCCGCACTTCTTCGTCAATACGCCGGACATCAATCCGCCTTTCCTGCAAACATCCGGTCGTCCCGGTTTTCGCATCAGGGCAGTTCTTGCCGCGACACTCTCGGGCTTATTCGGCGTATATTCGGGCTTCGAATTGTGCGAGGCTGCGCCCGTTCCCGGCAAGGAAGAATATCTCGATTCCGAGAAGTACGAGATCAGGCCGCGCGACTGGAATGCGCCTGGCAACATCATCGCCGATATTGCCTTGCTGAATCGCTTGCGCCGTTCCGAACCGGCATTGCAAACGCACCTGAATACGCGCTTTCAAGTCGTCCATAACGACCGCATTATTTACTACGCCAAGCCCGCCTCTGACGGCAGCGACATGATCCTCGTCATGGTCAGTCTCGATCCGCATCATCGGCAGGAGGGCACCTTCGAAATACCATTGTGGGAATTCGGCTTGCCCGACGATGGCAATGTCGCTGTCGAGGATCTCGCGGAGGGGCATCGTTTCCGCTGGTACGGGAAGGCGCAGCACATCCGGCTCGACCCCGAACAGCCTTACCGCATCTGGCGCATCGCGCCGGGAGAACGAACATGA
- the treS gene encoding maltose alpha-D-glucosyltransferase produces MSLPPPDPLWYKDAVIYQVHVKSFFDSNNDGIGDFAGLIERLDYIADLGVTVIWLLPFYPSPRRDDGYDIAEYREVSPDYGTMEDVRAFIDAAHQHGIRVITELVINHTSDQHPWFQAARKAPPGSPERDFYVWSDNDKLYSGTRIIFLDTEKSNWTWDEEAGAYFWHRFYSHQPDLNFDNPRVLEEVLSVMHFWLDAGIDGLRLDAIPYLIERDGTSNENLPETHEVLKKIRADLDAHYPDRMLLAEANMWPEDTQQYFGENGDECHMAFHFPLMPRMYMAVAQEDRFPITDIMRQTPDIPENCQWAIFLRNHDELTLEMVTDAERDYLWNTYAADKRARINLGIRRRLAPLMERDRRRIELMNALLLTMPGTPVLYYGDEIGMGDNVYLGDRDGVRTPMQWSSDRNGGFSRADPASLTLPPIMDPLYGFQAVNVEAQSRDQHSLLNWLKRMLAVRRGKQAFGRGTQRFLRPANRKILAYLREFQDEVVLCVANLSRTAQAVELDLHEFAGRTLVEMSGGAAFPAVGQLPYLLTLPPYGFLWFSLSAEDAAPDWASAAPPAEAERFTFVLRPELADVTAGRNGQVLQGDILPSYIAQRRWFGAKDETIHNVQIARSVALPEVEDLILMLVDVTTDNGTATYTLPLGIAWEGELQGPFASNLALGRVRRGRHVGLLTDGFTVASFAAAVIGAIGRETRIATDGGEISFSATPDLDIGPDAAPEWLGAEQSNSTMVLGERAVLKLLRKVQPGIHPDAEMVRYLTAGGFENVPAILGEVWLNTGDAQTLLMLVQRFVHNQGDGWGWTLGMLERIATDEEWSVSNYENFACSFGRRLAEMHGVLERPTEDPAFAPESLTSEHADALTGRIEAQLDAALRALENADLKDESDRTLATFLRDNRQNIVSEIHKVVHAAEGHTRIRIHGDLHLGQVLVTGSDVMLIDFEGEPVKPLTERRSKDIAFRDVAGVLRSFDYAAAVAERNRPALGDAEEVRTDERYAAFRESASAAFLDGYFGDRADRNQPLLDLFLLEKAAYEVVYEASNRPDWIAVPIGGLARAAKRLMKMNQS; encoded by the coding sequence ATGAGCCTGCCGCCGCCCGATCCGCTCTGGTACAAGGATGCGGTCATCTATCAGGTGCACGTCAAATCGTTCTTCGATTCCAATAATGACGGGATCGGCGATTTTGCAGGGCTGATAGAGCGACTGGACTACATCGCCGATCTGGGCGTGACGGTGATCTGGCTGCTGCCGTTCTATCCGTCTCCGCGCCGCGACGATGGATATGATATTGCCGAATATCGGGAAGTCAGCCCTGATTACGGCACGATGGAAGACGTGCGCGCTTTCATCGACGCAGCGCACCAACATGGCATCCGCGTCATCACCGAACTCGTCATCAATCACACGTCGGACCAGCATCCCTGGTTCCAGGCCGCTCGCAAGGCGCCGCCCGGATCGCCGGAGCGTGATTTCTACGTCTGGTCGGATAACGACAAGCTGTATTCGGGCACGCGCATCATCTTCCTAGACACCGAGAAGTCCAACTGGACTTGGGATGAGGAGGCAGGGGCGTATTTCTGGCACCGCTTCTATTCGCATCAACCCGATCTCAACTTCGACAACCCCCGCGTTCTGGAGGAAGTCCTGTCGGTCATGCATTTTTGGCTGGACGCGGGAATCGACGGACTGCGACTTGACGCGATCCCTTATCTGATCGAGCGGGACGGCACGTCGAACGAAAACCTGCCGGAAACGCATGAGGTTCTGAAGAAAATTCGGGCCGATCTGGATGCACATTATCCCGACCGGATGCTGCTTGCCGAGGCGAACATGTGGCCGGAGGATACGCAGCAATATTTCGGCGAGAATGGCGACGAATGTCACATGGCGTTCCACTTCCCGCTGATGCCGCGCATGTACATGGCGGTTGCGCAGGAAGACCGCTTCCCGATCACCGACATCATGCGCCAGACGCCGGACATTCCAGAGAATTGCCAGTGGGCGATCTTCCTGCGCAACCATGACGAACTCACACTCGAAATGGTCACGGATGCCGAGCGGGATTATCTGTGGAACACCTACGCGGCGGACAAGCGCGCGCGGATCAACCTCGGTATTCGTAGGCGTCTTGCGCCGCTGATGGAGCGGGACCGGCGGCGCATCGAACTGATGAACGCGTTGCTGCTGACGATGCCGGGCACGCCGGTTCTCTATTATGGCGACGAAATCGGCATGGGCGATAACGTCTATCTCGGCGACCGCGATGGCGTGCGGACGCCGATGCAGTGGTCATCGGATCGCAATGGCGGCTTCTCGCGCGCCGATCCTGCGTCGCTCACGCTGCCTCCGATCATGGACCCGCTCTACGGCTTTCAGGCCGTGAACGTGGAGGCGCAAAGCCGCGATCAACATTCGCTGCTGAATTGGTTGAAGCGGATGCTGGCCGTGCGGCGCGGCAAGCAGGCATTCGGAAGGGGAACGCAACGCTTCCTGCGACCTGCCAACCGCAAAATCTTGGCATACCTGCGTGAGTTTCAGGATGAGGTCGTGCTCTGCGTGGCGAACCTCAGTCGTACCGCGCAGGCCGTGGAACTCGACCTGCACGAATTTGCAGGGCGGACGTTGGTGGAGATGTCGGGGGGGGCGGCATTCCCGGCGGTGGGGCAGTTGCCCTATCTGCTGACATTGCCGCCCTACGGCTTCCTGTGGTTCAGCCTGTCCGCCGAAGACGCGGCCCCCGATTGGGCGAGCGCCGCCCCGCCTGCGGAAGCGGAGCGCTTCACCTTCGTCCTGCGTCCTGAACTGGCAGACGTCACGGCGGGCCGCAATGGGCAGGTGTTGCAAGGCGACATTCTGCCCAGCTATATCGCGCAACGCCGCTGGTTCGGGGCTAAGGACGAGACTATTCACAACGTCCAGATCGCACGCTCGGTAGCATTGCCTGAAGTCGAAGACCTGATCCTGATGCTGGTGGATGTGACCACTGACAATGGCACGGCCACATATACACTTCCGCTGGGAATCGCGTGGGAAGGGGAGTTGCAAGGCCCGTTCGCGTCGAACCTCGCCCTGGGCCGCGTGCGTCGTGGACGCCATGTCGGCCTTCTGACCGACGGATTTACCGTCGCCAGCTTTGCCGCAGCGGTGATTGGCGCGATCGGTCGGGAAACGCGCATCGCGACAGATGGTGGAGAGATCAGTTTCAGCGCGACGCCTGATCTCGATATCGGCCCTGACGCCGCACCGGAATGGCTGGGCGCCGAGCAGTCGAACAGCACGATGGTGCTGGGCGAGCGGGCCGTTCTGAAATTGCTCCGGAAAGTGCAGCCGGGCATCCATCCGGACGCAGAGATGGTGCGCTACCTGACGGCAGGCGGCTTCGAAAATGTTCCGGCGATCCTTGGCGAGGTATGGCTCAACACCGGCGACGCGCAGACTCTGCTGATGCTCGTCCAGCGGTTCGTCCACAATCAAGGCGACGGCTGGGGGTGGACATTGGGAATGCTGGAGCGGATCGCCACGGACGAGGAGTGGAGCGTTTCCAATTACGAGAACTTCGCGTGCAGCTTTGGCCGCCGACTGGCTGAAATGCACGGCGTATTGGAACGACCGACCGAAGACCCTGCTTTTGCACCGGAAAGCCTTACGTCTGAACATGCGGATGCGCTGACGGGCCGGATTGAGGCGCAGCTGGACGCGGCACTAAGGGCGTTGGAAAACGCAGATTTGAAAGACGAAAGCGACCGCACACTCGCGACGTTCCTGCGGGACAACAGGCAGAACATCGTGAGCGAAATTCATAAAGTCGTTCACGCGGCGGAGGGTCATACACGCATCCGTATCCATGGTGACCTACACTTGGGGCAAGTGCTGGTAACCGGCAGTGACGTGATGCTGATCGACTTCGAAGGCGAGCCAGTCAAGCCCCTGACCGAGCGCCGGTCGAAGGATATCGCCTTCCGTGACGTAGCGGGTGTGCTGCGATCCTTCGACTATGCAGCCGCCGTCGCTGAACGCAACCGCCCGGCATTGGGTGATGCAGAAGAGGTACGCACTGACGAACGTTACGCGGCCTTCCGGGAAAGCGCGTCGGCGGCATTTCTGGACGGCTATTTCGGCGATCGGGCGGATCGGAACCAGCCACTGCTCGATCTCTTCCTTCTGGAAAAGGCGGCCTACGAAGTTGTGTACGAAGCCTCCAATCGCCCCGACTGGATTGCCGTGCCGATTGGCGGCCTAGCCCGCGCAGCCAAACGCCTGATGAAAATGAACCAGTCGTGA
- the glgB gene encoding 1,4-alpha-glucan branching protein GlgB — MSVQDDLLSAASALLEGRLNDPFALLGPHGEGADRVVRTYQPGATSVEVLARDDRRHLATLSENAGGLFSGSLPTDAAYFFRVTWPDGEVQETEDPYSFGLIIGDLDLYLFNEGRHWELAHVFGAQPRRMDDVDGVAFSVWAPNARRVSVVGEFNNWDGRRHPMRLRQGAGVWELFVPRIGVGTVYKFEIAGADGSILQKADPVARHTEAPPSTGSIVAPLPKFRWTDADWMEDRAFSQRPDAPMSIYEVHVGSWLRPSDDPDGTLCWPDLIERLIPYVAEMGFTHVELMPIMEHPFGGSWGYQPLSQFAPSARYGKPEDFAAFVDACHRSGIGVILDWVPAHFPTDAHGLAHFDGTHLYEHGDPREGFHQDWNTLIYNLGRREVAGFLLASAFWWLETFHVDGLRVDAVASMLYRDYSRNAGEWVPNQYGGRENLESVDFLKRMNSVIAERCPGAITLAEESTAWPGVSAPVSQGGLGFTYKWNMGWMHDTLHYVERDPLYRGWHHGELTFGLVYAFSEKFVLPLSHDEVVHGKGSLIRKMPGDSWRKFANLRAYFSFMWTHPGKKLIFMGGEIAQDREWNHDAQVDWELLDQPANAQVQRLVRDLNHVYATEPALHRRDADPRGFQWIVSSDNANSVFVYARFGDDGDPPVVVLLNMTPTPQSDYRIGLPKAGRWREILNSDAEIYGGSNVGNGGEVIAVMTPSHDQPASAAVTLPPLAAVLLRFEGS; from the coding sequence GTGAGCGTGCAAGATGACCTGCTGAGCGCCGCATCGGCGCTGTTGGAAGGGCGGCTGAACGATCCGTTTGCGCTGCTCGGCCCGCATGGCGAAGGAGCGGACCGCGTCGTCCGCACGTATCAACCCGGTGCGACATCCGTCGAAGTCCTGGCGCGCGATGATCGGCGCCATCTTGCGACATTGAGCGAGAATGCGGGTGGGCTGTTCTCAGGGTCATTACCGACCGACGCAGCCTATTTCTTCCGCGTGACGTGGCCGGACGGAGAGGTTCAGGAAACCGAAGATCCCTACAGCTTCGGCCTCATCATCGGCGATCTCGACCTCTATCTGTTCAACGAAGGGCGGCACTGGGAACTGGCGCATGTATTCGGTGCGCAACCACGCCGCATGGATGACGTCGATGGCGTCGCCTTTTCCGTATGGGCGCCTAATGCGCGCCGCGTCTCGGTGGTGGGCGAGTTCAACAACTGGGATGGTCGCCGCCACCCTATGCGCCTGCGGCAGGGCGCGGGAGTATGGGAATTGTTCGTGCCGCGTATCGGCGTGGGCACGGTCTACAAGTTCGAGATTGCCGGTGCGGACGGCAGCATCTTGCAAAAGGCCGATCCCGTCGCCCGGCATACCGAAGCGCCTCCGTCGACAGGGTCGATAGTCGCTCCGCTGCCGAAGTTCCGTTGGACAGACGCCGACTGGATGGAAGATCGCGCATTCAGCCAGCGTCCCGATGCGCCGATGTCGATCTACGAAGTGCACGTAGGATCATGGCTGCGTCCTAGCGATGATCCGGACGGCACGCTCTGCTGGCCCGATCTGATTGAACGGCTTATCCCTTATGTTGCGGAAATGGGCTTCACGCATGTCGAATTGATGCCGATCATGGAGCATCCCTTCGGCGGTTCTTGGGGTTACCAGCCGCTCTCGCAATTTGCGCCGTCCGCCCGCTACGGAAAGCCGGAAGATTTCGCCGCTTTCGTCGATGCCTGTCACCGCTCCGGCATCGGCGTCATCCTCGATTGGGTGCCCGCGCATTTTCCGACCGATGCGCATGGCCTCGCCCATTTCGACGGGACTCACCTCTACGAGCATGGCGATCCACGCGAAGGTTTTCATCAAGACTGGAATACGCTGATCTACAACCTCGGTCGCCGGGAGGTCGCCGGGTTCCTGCTCGCCTCGGCCTTCTGGTGGCTGGAGACGTTCCATGTCGATGGCCTGCGCGTCGATGCCGTCGCGTCGATGCTGTATCGGGATTACAGCCGTAACGCGGGCGAGTGGGTGCCCAATCAATATGGCGGCCGCGAAAATCTGGAATCCGTCGATTTCCTGAAGCGGATGAACAGCGTCATTGCCGAGCGTTGCCCCGGCGCAATCACTCTGGCGGAAGAATCGACGGCGTGGCCCGGCGTGTCCGCGCCTGTCTCTCAAGGCGGCCTTGGCTTCACCTACAAGTGGAACATGGGCTGGATGCACGACACGCTGCATTATGTGGAGCGCGACCCTCTCTATCGTGGCTGGCATCATGGCGAACTGACTTTCGGTCTCGTCTATGCTTTTTCGGAGAAGTTCGTCCTCCCGTTGAGCCATGATGAGGTGGTGCACGGCAAGGGATCGCTGATCCGCAAAATGCCGGGCGATAGTTGGCGCAAGTTCGCCAATTTACGTGCCTATTTCAGCTTCATGTGGACGCATCCGGGCAAGAAGCTGATCTTCATGGGTGGAGAAATAGCGCAAGACCGCGAGTGGAATCATGACGCGCAGGTGGATTGGGAATTGCTCGACCAGCCAGCCAATGCGCAGGTGCAGCGCCTCGTTCGCGATCTCAATCATGTCTACGCCACCGAGCCTGCTCTCCACAGGCGCGATGCCGATCCTCGTGGCTTCCAATGGATCGTTAGCAGCGACAACGCCAACAGTGTGTTCGTCTATGCGCGGTTCGGCGACGACGGCGACCCACCTGTCGTGGTCCTGCTGAACATGACCCCGACGCCACAAAGCGACTACCGCATCGG